tgtatatttatatatgtattttccttttttatagGGAAATGAATAAACGAATGACTGAAGAGCAAGCGAAGAAAACTTACGAACGTGCGCTGAAGATGGAACAGGAATTCGCCGAATACTTCACCGGTTAGTAGACAAGTTTCACATAACAGATTTTCAAGCCCCCTTATTTGAGATGTAAGGTTTCATAGTTGGTACAAACCAGAACCAAGTGAtagatgtttttattaattattggGTTAAAAGAAAACGTACGGGTCCACTCTTTTATCAACATCCTATAGAGACATTATGGCTggattaattgttatttgtgaTTTATAATCGTTCATGTATTTTACAGCGGTAGTGACGGGCGACACGCCGGAGGAGATCTACGCGAAGGTGAAGGCGGTGATCACGGCGGAGAGCGGGCCCACCGTGTGGGTGCCGCGCCGCGACCCGCTCTAACACGTGCCTGCCGCCACCCGCCGCCCGAGCCACTGACCGCTCGGCACCGCGACGCCTGGCCATTTCGCCTCTTTTTACTATTATTACGATCAGACTTTCTTCAATCACCGCTTCATAGATAGACCATATCGGAGTTCATTTAGCGTTATCTcgaaaattaatgtaaatttcCCCCCCCTCGTGGATAGTCCACCGACGATAGCGTTCACTGTTGTTTACTAAAATTACGCTTATGTTTATCGTGCAAATCTATTAACGAGGACGAGTCGTCGAATGCAAGTTTTATatcgaattattatttttaattcattgacAAAGCCCACTAATTGTGCTTCAATTAACTATGTAAATTTATTGTATATTCAATGACATTTTGAAATGGTATTAAACATGTTAATTTACTCAGGTTGCTAGATACATTTTGAATTTTCGTCAGTGTTAAGAGTTTACTATTATATATTCAGATAGTGGATTTATGTAATGAGACGAGTCACGTGCACAGGTGATGTTGAACCGCTATATAAATTGTATACCTACTAGTTATGATATAGTTACGCTGTGTAGTTGAACCCACCTCACGCATGGCTAGTGTAAGACGTACATAATCAGGATTATTTGCTCAAGCGGCAATCTATATCGTATCGTAACCATTGAATCTCATGACATTTCTGCACACCGTTGTCCTCCTTCACACTTTAGGCGAGGTGCAAAGTTGTTTGTTGATCATTTTTATAGTAAGCAATTGTGTTATATGGTGTGAAATGTCTCACCAATTAAATAGtgtttgacatttatttattgagaattttattttcttacggAATAATTGATGCTCATCTGCAAATATGGCACTAGACGCGAGCATGTAAAGCTTAAGTTGCAATATACTTGTTGTTACGTCGTGGCGTATGTATTGCTAATTATTATGACCCTAATAACAAAGTAATGATTACCCTGAGTATTATGTATTACCTTAGTATAAACAATACGATGcatatacttttaaatattaaaaaatggtacttaaatattttatgatatgttcAAATATAATGAGAATGTTAAAGTATTAACTCATACATGATGATAACATGACAAATGCTTATGACGATTTCtacagaatattttaatttttgacaaTAGAAAGGCATTACGACAAACAATTGGTGTAGTACTGATAAATTGTTGAATCCACCGATGAGGTTTGACactgtttatatttatagtaatattGGCCGAGCACTATTTTTCACAAATGTTAAGTCACTGCCGTTTGTCGTGATTCCTTTTTGCAATTTTTGttgtgtaatgtaaataataattatgatagatattttaatttatttttaagattctATATCAATGTATTAACACCATAGTCAcgaaaatggtttatttttaaagctatttattttatcatttataagtaggtattttatttaataataaattgagttTGTGCAAATTAAGTGTATAATGTCTTTTTAACATGTAGTTTAACATTTTAATCCACATCCATATTTGCAGATGTACAATGTTTATGAGTTAGTGATGTTCAATAGAatagtttgaataaaattatttacgttgaaaatcgattgttgttattattttcttaccaGACTAATTTACCCCTTTATGGCATGAACAATAAAGCCTACCTTAGGTACACGGCTCATCAAGGGTTGAGCACGATTGATCCTATAGGTTTAATAATCATGATGATATCGTCGAAAGCAGCTGTTCTCACGAGTCATAAGTTGGAGCTGGCATAGGACTCGAGCATTTAAGCAGACGCAGGTGCAACTATTTCTTTACTCTcatagggtcaattcccactgaaagagcagcggccgtaagagcacggacaatgtaagagcgcggcgcggtgcggcgccgcgctcgcgctcaatcacttgcatttacggccgctgctctttcagtggggattgacccATAGAGGAAGATGGGACGGAAATCTGACATGACCGGAGATCTTACTGCTGGACTCTGGGCCGATTTGTGAATGTTTGACAAACTCACAAAACTATTTCGTTCTGTCCCGGGGACCGAACCAAACACCTCGTGCACAGTTGTCGCGCTTGCGGTCGCTGGACCAACGAGGTAGTAATCTCTTTTTTTGGTtcgtttgtaccctaaagacttcgaaactattgaaccgatttgaaaattattttactgttggaaagctattcCCGATTAACTCAAGCTACATTTTGTACGGCactagttctcacgggacgcgagtggaaCCTCGAGACAGCTAGTTTAAAGTAACGGAATACAGAGATAAACCATTcaaagccgaaaatcgatctcagtggcgtgcacttggagaggcctatgtccagcagtggactgcgataggctgatgatgaccaTTCAAATTAatctaaatagaaataaaagggGATACTCAATTGTTTATAGAAACTACATATTATCTACATGAGACAGAATCTATGCACCCTGTATACAAGTGGAATAAACTCagccttaaaattaattaataaccttGTAATTAGATTGGCTTTTAGTGaaagttaattttgatatttggaATAGTCAGTTAACAGGTATTAAGTCTTGCAATATGCAATTATCTAGGTGCATCCTTATTACTAATGATCCATACAAATCACTTTCTTTGCAAATGGGCTTGTTACTTGAAAGGGATCTTACAAATAATACAAGAaagatcaatttaaaattattttatgtcctTAAATCTCATCCGCTACAACAGTTGTCTTCTCAGACACATAAAGACCGTCTAAGAACTTTCTGATGTCCTTGTTTTTGACTGTGGTTGATTGTTGGATAAGGGCAGCTGAGCTGGACACATCCTCCAAGGAGTTGCCTTCAATGATCAGCTCGTCCTTCTGTTTCGGGGAGTTGACGACAGTCACACCAGGTGCCATCTTTACCCTCCTGATGTACTTCTCACCAAGGAAGTTACGGATTTCAATCACGCTGTTGCCCTCAATGGTGACACAGTTGATGGGGAAATGGGCGTATACTGAACGCATTTTGTACTGGAATCCCTTGGTCACACCTGAAGCACAATTTATTGATAGGTTAGTCAATGTTGGAATTACACTTGAAATACTTTATCATGGAATTGaggcaaataatataaacataaaaaagacaTTCTTTTAAGTCTAGCCGGCGAAGTATTGAACCCTAGAATTATTTCGTTTTAGCTAAAAACATAAGAAGACAATTTAGTGTGTGTTAGTTATTCACTAAATTGTAATTAGtgcaaaacaattttaattctcagtttcaaatctatactaatattataaaggcttttggaccgatttaaaaaaatatttcagctagAAAGTTAAACTCTTCCTGGATAATACAGGCTTTGTTATATCCCGGTCAGTAGTTCCCATAGTGCACAGGTAAAATAGCAGGAAAGCAGCTAGTAATATAATACCAAAAGTAAGCAGTTATAGAGGTAACAATGGACATGAGTAATTGGAGGGAATTCCTGGTTTTCTAATGAAGAGGGAGAATTCTTGCTACACTCCAACCTTCTATTCAGGTAAATAATAGTTACAGGTTTAATGTTCAGTTACATGGCAAGCAGTATTTATCCATGCTTTCATAGTAGTATTTTTTCAGCGTAAAACATAGAATAGCTCTCTTTTTGGTCAAAAGTTTCAATGCTGGGGGTGATTccataaatgatttgatttcccACAGGTCTGTGCAATATTTGAATATGAAGTGGTGTACAAACTCACTAACTAATTACAATTAGTAAAGCAAGATCATCAAGTTTAACAGTGCAAGTATTAGTCAAGGAATCAGAAGATCACAACCAATTTTGATATGCAAAATGGCATAAAAGACTTGGTACCTAATATAGTTTGGTTAGGTTCACAAACTAGCAACTGAAACAGACTATTTGACGATAACTACTGTTTCCATCTCTTCATCAAGTTTGTACACATAGTATCAAGAGTAACCTCAAACATATTTTCAGGTTATAACACTCGTCAGGAGAATAACAATACAAGTAAACAATTACCTTTGATCATGTTCTCAACGTGTGAGCAGACTGTCCTGACAGCGGCGAGCTCCTTCTTGGATCCGAACCATTTCTCTACCTTCAGGACTCGGGGACCAACCATGCGAATGTCAACAGCCAAGTGCTTGAAGTTCCTCTTCAAAACTCCGCGCGGTCCTTTCACTGTCACCAACCGCGATTTAACGTGTACAGTGAGCCCCTCAGGGATCTTCACTTTTTGATTAGCAACTATTTGCTTCATGGTCAAGCCTAAAACGATAACAGAATTGGTTATAGAACTTAACCTGTTTGTTGTAACACTTGTCAGTCAACTGGGGGATATGTTTTAAGTTTGGTAACTGAAATATAGTTAAGAACTGATGCTACGGGTTATTCCTCATTTAAATTAAGCACTAGCACATCGATATATATTAAATTTCAGGAGATTTTCATGGATTTTCGCAATTACAAACATATTCACCTACTTTCTTTGACACAAGAGCCGGAAAAGGCAGAATCGGCAAAAAGGTGTTACTagtatacaaaattattgaatatCATATGGCTGTTATTCTCGTCAGTGTGTCGGACTTTGTCACAGACTTTGTAACTGATGCTATTGAAATCTTAGTCGATTGTATTCGAAATTCTGTAAATATCTTTCAAAGAACTAGCACTATTATCATAGACTTAGTGAATT
This genomic window from Helicoverpa armigera isolate CAAS_96S chromosome 13, ASM3070526v1, whole genome shotgun sequence contains:
- the LOC110370731 gene encoding large ribosomal subunit protein uL6, whose product is MKQIVANQKVKIPEGLTVHVKSRLVTVKGPRGVLKRNFKHLAVDIRMVGPRVLKVEKWFGSKKELAAVRTVCSHVENMIKGVTKGFQYKMRSVYAHFPINCVTIEGNSVIEIRNFLGEKYIRRVKMAPGVTVVNSPKQKDELIIEGNSLEDVSSSAALIQQSTTVKNKDIRKFLDGLYVSEKTTVVADEI